The Dioscorea cayenensis subsp. rotundata cultivar TDr96_F1 chromosome 19, TDr96_F1_v2_PseudoChromosome.rev07_lg8_w22 25.fasta, whole genome shotgun sequence genome includes a window with the following:
- the LOC120250137 gene encoding embryonic protein DC-8, which translates to MSSKQEEREKRAEAAARQAADELAAQRRELEMEREKYAEKKEKERYESAGGEQQQRGVLESIKEGAKSLLSSVQDTTAAKAREASEKTAETKDAALEKTKDYKDSAVEKAKEAKDNAVEKAAEYKDSAAEKAKQAKDSTVEKAAEYKDSAVEKAKQAKDSTLQKAGETKDTTLQKTGEYKEKAAEKGREAKDTAAEKAGEYKESSEQRMEEAKQKAKEMKDTAAQKALQGKDTTLEGAQRAMEYLSTKKEEAKEGTAETGDTVKEKLSESEEEARRKFEELRNRDKEAKNETGRTVEETGEGGQRSDIGSGGGGLLSSLGNVAETIKEKLAGPKVVEHEEIRYRVKPAGEEGDVEAKIKTSDQMHGQAFNDVGEMGEEGSGPIGRDDRHGKM; encoded by the exons ATGTCTTCCAAGCAAGAAGAGAGGGAGAAGAGGGCTGAGGCGGCAGCAAGGCAAGCGGCGGATGAGCTCGCAGCACAACGGAGGGAGCTCGAGATGGAGCGAGAGAAGTACGCCGAGAAAAAGGAGAAGGAACGATATGAGTCAGCTGGCGGTGAGCAGCAGCAAAGAGGAGTGCTGGAGAGCATCAAGGAAGGAGCCAAGTCTCTGCTGAGCTCCGTTCAGGACACCACTGCTGCTAAAGCTCGTGAGGCGTCGGAGAAGACGGCGGAGACTAAGGATGCCGCTCTTGAGAAGACGAAGGACTACAAAGACTCGGCGGTAGAGAAGGCGAAGGAGGCTAAAGATAATGCCGTGGAGAAGGCCGCCGAGTATAAGGACTCGGCTGCGGAGAAGGCGAAGCAGGCGAAGGATAGCACTGTGGAGAAGGCCGCCGAGTATAAGGACTCGGCCGTGGAGAAAGCGAAGCAGGCTAAGGATAGCACCTTGCAGAAGGCTGGGGAAACAAAGGACACTACGCTGCAGAAGACTGGGGAGTATAAAGAGAAGGCGGCTGAGAAAGGTAGAGAAGCTAAAGATACAGCTGCTGAAAAGGCTGGGGAGTATAAAGAGAGTTCGGAGCAGAGGATGGAGGAAGCTAAACAGAAGGCAAAGGAGATGAAGGACACTGCTGCTCAGAAGGCACTTCAAGGAAAGGATACAACCTTGGAAGGAGCTCAACGTGCAATGGAGTACTTAagtacaaaaaaagaagaagctaAAGAAGGCACTGCTGAAACTGGGGACACTGTGAAG GAGAAGCTGAGCGAGAGTGAAGAGGAAGCAAGGAGGAAATTTGAGGAGTTGAGGAATAGAGACAAAGAAGCTAAGAATGAGACTGGGCGCACAGTGGAGGAGACTGGAGAAGGTGGCCAGAG GTCGGATATTGGAAGTGGTGGAGGGGGGTTGTTGAGTTCATTAGGGAATGTGGCAGAGACTATAAAGGAGAAGCTTGCAGGGCCAAAGGTGGTAGAGCATGAGGAGATAAGGTATAGAGTGAAGCCTGCAGGAGAGGAAGGGGATGTGGAGGCGAAGATCAAGACTTCGGACCAGATGCATGGGCAGGCGTTCAATGATGTTGGTGAGATGGGCGAGGAAGGGTCCGGTCCTATTGGTCGTGATGACCGTCATGGCAAGATGTGA
- the LOC120283264 gene encoding bifunctional aspartokinase/homoserine dehydrogenase 1, with the protein MKSIRVLVMGCGGVGRQLLEHIISCRSLHAQQNLVLRVVGVCDSQSLLLVDDVSEMELNDEFLLELCRAKSAGSPLSSLRGSGKFHVFENFEVKEKVIDAAGLLGSSSGLAVVDCSASSETVEILMQAIDLGCCVVLANKKPLTCKIDEYEKLVSKFRHIRYESTVGAGLPVIASITRVLASGDPIFRIIGSLSGTLGYVMSELEDGKLFSQVVNAAKGLGYTEPDPRDDLGGMDVARKALILARLLGWRINLDELKVESLYPNELGPSSMSTEEFLNRGLQSLDSYMADKVRGASLKGNVLRYVCVIEGSRCHVGLQELPKDSPLGRLRGSDNVIEIYSRCYKKSPLVIQGAGAGNDTTAAGVLADIIDLQDLFL; encoded by the exons ATGAAGAGCATTCGGGTTCTCGTGATGGGCTGTGGCGGCGTCGGGCGTCAGCTTCTCGAACACATCATCAGCTGTAGATCTCTTCACGCACAGCAG aATTTGGTCCTACGGGTTGTTGGTGTTTGCGACAGCCAGTCATTGCTCTTGGTCGATGATGTTTCCGAGATGGAATTGAACGATGAGTTCTTGTTGGAGTTGTGCCGGGCCAAGTCTGCTGGTTCTCCTCTCTCGTCTCTGCGTGGTTCTG GTAAATTTCATGTGTTCGAAAATTTTGAGGTGAAGGAAAAGGTTATTGATGCTGCTGGTCTTCTTGGCAGCTCATCTG GTCTGGCAGTAGTGGACTGTTCTGCTAGCTCCGAGACTGTAGAAATACTAATGCAAGCCATTGATCTTGGTTGTTGCGTTGTGTTGGCAAACAAGAAACCACTTACATGTAAAATT GATGAATATGAGAAGCTGGTCTCAAAATTCCGCCATATTCGATATGAATCGACT GTTGGAGCTGGTCTTCCAGTAATAGCTTCTATAACTCGGGTGCTCGCTTCTGGAGATCCTATATTTCGTATTATTGGCAGCTTGAGCG GTACACTAGGCTATGTAATGAGTGAATTGGAGGATGGAAAGCTGTTCAGCCAAGTTGTTAATGCAGCTAAGGGCCTTGGATATACAGAACCAG ATCCACGTGATGACCTTGGTGGGATGGATGTAGCTAGAAAG GCACTAATACTTGCTCGGCTCCTTGGATGGCGGATTAACTTGGATGAGCTAAAG GTAGAGAGTTTGTACCCAAATGAATTGGGACCTAGCTCAATGTCCACAGAGGAGTTCCTTAATAGGGGTCTTCAATCACTTGATTCATACATGGCTGATAAAGTCAGAGGGGCTTCATTGAAAGGGAATGTTCTTCGCTATGTCTGTGTTATTGAGGGATCAAG GTGTCATGTTGGCTTACAAGAGCTCCCAAAAGATTCTCCCCTTGGAAGACTCAGAGGAAGCGATAACGTG ATTGAAATATACAGCAGGTGTTACAAGAAGTCACCTTTGGTTATTCAAGGAGCAGGAGCAGGGAATGACACTACAGCTGCTGGAGTCCTTGCTGATATCATTGATCTTCAAGACCTTTTCCTCTAA
- the LOC120283272 gene encoding probable bifunctional riboflavin biosynthesis protein RIBA 1, chloroplastic yields the protein MAASFALTSASLASIRCVPGNGYSKRLQFVSLTSNLTSTSLRGTCFALKREDGTSTLPISGEDGILSYSKTGSLIDQFNSVIAETENNLLSNTKLQPDALSLGAVATGMAHATEEFFAENGELDLDCSTEGFSSIQEAIEDIRQGKYVIVVDDEDRENEGDIIMAASLVTPDAMAFIVRHGTGIVCVSMKGEDLNRLQLPLMVSSEENEEKLRTAFTISVDAKEGTTTGVSAIDRANTILSLASPTSKPEDFNRPGHIFPLKYKEGGVLKRAGHTEASVDLATLAGLPPVAVLCEIVDDDDGSMARLPKLREFAKREGLKIISIADLIRYRRKRDKLVERASVARLPLKWGSVSAYCYRSVLDGIEHIAMVKGDIGDGQDVLVRVHSECLTGDIFGSARCDCGNQLALAMEMIEKAGRGVLVYLRGHEGRGIGLGHKLRAYNLQDAGRDTVEANEELGLPVDSREYGIGAQILRDLGVRSMKLMTNNPAKYTGLKGYGLRVIARVPLLTPITKENKRYLETKRAKMGHIYGSEFNGRLTSLVEHIGTDEEQQTS from the exons ATGGCTGCTTCCTTTGCCTTGACTTCCGCAAGCTTAGCTTCTATTCGTTGCGTACC AGGGAACGGGTATTCCAAGAGGTTGCAGTTTGTTAGTCTGACCTCAAATTTGACGTCAACCAGTCTGAGGGGTACTTGCTTTGCTCTGAAACGAGAGGATGGCACTAGTACTTTGCCAATAAGTGGTGAAGATGGCATTCTTTCTTATTCAAAAACCGGTTCATTAATAGATCAATTCAATTCTGTTATTGCTGAAACTGAGAATAATCTATTATCCAATACCAAGCTTCAGCCAGATGCCTTATCACTTGGTGCCGTTGCCACTGGCATGGCTCATGCAACTGAGGAGTTTTTTGCTGAGAATGGTGAGCTTGATCTGGATTGTTCAACAGAAGGGTTTTCTTCCATTCAAGAGGCTATTGAAGACATCCGTCAAGGCAAG TATGTGATTGTTGTCGATGATGAAGATAGAGAGAATGAGGGGGATATCATAATGGCTGCATCATTAGTCACACCTGATGCTATGGCTTTTATTGTAAGGCATGGCACTGGAATTGTTTGTGTGAGCATGAAGGGAGAGGACCTTAACAGATTACAACTTCCCTTGATGGTTTCATCAgaggaaaatgaagagaaaCTTCGGACAGCATTCACCATAAGTGTG GATGCTAAAGAAGGGACAACTACTGGAGTTTCTGCCATAGATAGGGCTAATACAATCTTGAGTCTAGCCTCTCCTACCTCAAAACCTGAGGACTTCAATCGACCAGGgcatatttttcctttgaaataCAAGGAAGGGGGTGTTCTAAAGAGAGCTGGGCACACAGAAGCCTCTGTTGACCTTGCTACACTGGCTGGTTTGCCCCCTGTTGCAGTTTTATGTGAGATTGTGGACGATGATGATGGTTCAATGGCTCGTTTACCCAAGCTCCGTGAATTTGCGAAGAGAGAGGGCTTGAAAATAATCTCAATTGCTGACTTGATCAG GTATAGAAGGAAGAGAGATAAATTGGTGGAGCGTGCTTCAGTTGCACGCTTACCTTTGAAATGGGGTTCTGTGAGCGCTTATTGCTACCGATCAGTGCTTGATGGCATTGAGCATATTGCCATGGTTAAA GGTGACATTGGAGATGGACAAGATGTCCTAGTGAGGGTGCATTCTGAATGCCTCACAGGTGACATTTTTGGATCAGCTAGATGTGATTGTGGAAATCAGTTGGCTCTGGCGATGGAAATGATTGAGAAGGCTGGCAGGGGTGTGTTAGTTTATCTGCGTGGACATGAGGGAAGGGGCATTGGGTTGGGCCACAAGCTCCGGGCATACAACTTACAGGATGCTGGACGTGATACAGTTGAGGCCAATGAGGAATTAGGCTTGCCCGTGGACTCACGTGAATACGGTATTGGTGCACAG ATTCTACGTGATCTTGGAGTGCGTTCCATGAAACTCATGACAAACAACCCTGCGAAGTATACCGGACTCAAAGGCTATGGGTTGAGAGTGATTGCTAGAGTTCCTTTACTAACTCCAAttacaaaggaaaacaaaagatatttgGAGACAAAAAGAGCCAAGATGGGGCATATCTATGGTTCTGAATTCAATGGCCGGTTAACTAGTCTTGTAGAGCACATCGGCACAGATGAAGAACAACAAACCTCCTAA